A portion of the Adhaeribacter radiodurans genome contains these proteins:
- the alaS gene encoding alanine--tRNA ligase: MNSSEIRQKFLDFFASKKHHIVPSAPIVVKDDPTLMFTNAGMNQFKDYFLGNKPAPWPRVANTQKCLRVSGKHNDLEEVGYDTYHHTMFEMLGNWSFGDYFKKEALPWAWELLTDVYNLPKERMYVSVFGGDEKDGLPADEDAFKIWKKILGGEDRILFGSKKDNFWEMGDTGPCGPCSEIHIDLRSEEEVAKTPGKELVNNDHPQVVEIWNNVFMEFNRLADGSLVKLPAQHVDTGMGFERLCMAVQGKQSNYDTDVFQPMIQFVAEQAGVKYEDNEKTDIAIRVLSDHIRAIAFAIADGQLPSNNKAGYVIRRILRRAVRYAFTFLNFKKPFLYQMVPVLADQLAHIFPELKAQQAFVQRVIEEEELAFLRTLENGLKRLDSLNETFKGNQNRIDGKTAFELYDTFGFPADLTALIAKENGFSVDEEGFEIEMQAQKNRSRNAAQTEQGDWILVGDDVPTEFMGYDAISTEARIVKYRQVKTKNKTEYQIVLDRTPFYAESGGQVGDTGFLESDLSKVKVLDTKKENDLIIHITADLPLDMEVPVLARVDEERRRLIQKNHSATHLLHAALREVLGTHVAQKGSLVNDKLLRFDFSHFTKVTESQLRDIEAIANQHIRQSIPLDEKRNVPIAEAKQLGAMALFGEKYGEFVRVITFDKNYSVELCGGTHVPNTGEIGLLKIVSESSVAAGVRRIEAYTADQAQDYINNQLEQLESVKEALGAQTNLTAAIEKLLSENNSLRKQLEQFELKQLTTLKDTLLSKSQEIAGVKLIAEKVEVSSSNYLKKLAFDTRNAAGDNLCLILAAKIDNKPQLAVMLSDNLIAERNLNAVNLVKELAKEIKGGGGGQPFYATAGGKETSGLAAIPGKAAELVKSLLAK; the protein is encoded by the coding sequence ATGAATTCTTCGGAGATCAGACAAAAGTTTCTTGATTTTTTTGCTTCCAAAAAACACCATATTGTACCGTCGGCGCCTATTGTAGTAAAAGACGATCCTACCCTCATGTTCACGAATGCGGGTATGAACCAGTTTAAAGATTACTTTTTAGGCAACAAGCCCGCACCTTGGCCACGGGTAGCCAATACCCAAAAATGTTTGCGGGTCTCTGGTAAGCACAACGACCTGGAAGAAGTGGGTTACGACACCTACCACCACACCATGTTCGAAATGCTGGGCAATTGGTCGTTCGGCGATTACTTTAAAAAAGAAGCTTTGCCCTGGGCCTGGGAACTGCTCACCGACGTATACAACCTACCCAAAGAACGCATGTACGTTAGCGTTTTTGGTGGCGACGAGAAAGACGGTTTACCGGCCGATGAAGATGCATTTAAAATTTGGAAGAAAATTCTGGGTGGGGAAGACCGCATATTGTTCGGTTCTAAAAAAGACAACTTCTGGGAAATGGGCGACACCGGCCCTTGTGGTCCTTGTTCCGAAATTCACATTGACCTGCGTTCTGAAGAAGAAGTAGCTAAAACACCCGGTAAAGAACTCGTAAATAATGATCATCCGCAGGTAGTGGAAATCTGGAATAACGTGTTCATGGAATTTAACCGTTTGGCCGATGGATCTTTGGTGAAACTCCCTGCGCAACACGTAGATACGGGCATGGGCTTCGAGCGTTTGTGCATGGCTGTTCAGGGCAAACAATCCAATTACGACACCGATGTTTTCCAGCCCATGATTCAGTTTGTGGCCGAACAAGCCGGTGTGAAATACGAGGATAATGAGAAAACCGACATTGCGATCCGGGTATTATCTGATCATATTCGGGCCATTGCCTTTGCCATTGCCGATGGTCAGCTACCGTCCAATAACAAAGCCGGTTACGTAATCCGCCGGATTTTACGTAGAGCGGTGCGTTATGCTTTTACTTTCTTAAATTTTAAAAAGCCTTTCCTGTACCAAATGGTACCGGTTTTAGCTGATCAGCTAGCGCATATTTTCCCCGAGCTAAAAGCGCAACAGGCTTTTGTGCAACGGGTAATTGAAGAAGAAGAACTGGCTTTCTTGCGGACGCTGGAAAATGGGTTGAAGCGCTTGGATTCTTTAAATGAGACCTTTAAAGGAAACCAAAACCGAATTGATGGGAAAACAGCTTTTGAATTATATGACACTTTTGGTTTTCCGGCCGATTTAACTGCTCTAATTGCCAAAGAAAATGGTTTTTCAGTGGATGAGGAAGGGTTTGAGATAGAAATGCAGGCTCAGAAAAATCGTTCGCGAAACGCAGCGCAAACAGAACAGGGCGATTGGATACTGGTGGGCGATGATGTACCGACGGAATTTATGGGTTATGATGCAATTTCCACCGAAGCCCGCATTGTAAAATACCGGCAGGTAAAAACCAAAAATAAAACCGAGTACCAGATTGTGCTCGACCGGACACCTTTTTACGCCGAAAGTGGCGGTCAGGTGGGAGACACTGGATTTTTAGAATCAGACTTAAGTAAGGTAAAAGTTCTCGATACTAAAAAAGAAAACGACCTTATTATTCATATTACCGCCGACTTGCCTTTGGATATGGAAGTGCCCGTATTGGCCCGGGTAGATGAAGAGCGTCGCCGCCTGATTCAGAAAAACCATTCAGCTACGCATTTACTGCACGCGGCTTTACGCGAAGTACTCGGCACGCACGTGGCCCAGAAAGGTTCTTTGGTAAATGATAAATTATTACGTTTCGACTTTTCGCATTTTACTAAAGTAACCGAAAGTCAATTGCGGGATATTGAAGCCATTGCGAACCAGCATATCCGGCAGAGCATTCCTCTAGACGAAAAACGTAACGTACCTATTGCCGAAGCCAAACAACTTGGAGCAATGGCCTTATTTGGCGAAAAGTACGGGGAATTTGTTCGGGTAATAACTTTTGATAAAAATTACTCCGTAGAATTGTGCGGGGGAACCCACGTACCCAATACCGGCGAGATTGGTTTACTAAAAATAGTTTCGGAGAGTTCGGTAGCTGCCGGCGTTCGGCGCATTGAGGCGTATACCGCTGATCAGGCTCAAGATTATATAAATAACCAATTGGAACAATTAGAGTCTGTAAAGGAGGCTTTGGGTGCCCAAACAAACCTTACAGCGGCCATAGAAAAATTACTTTCTGAAAATAATTCTTTAAGAAAGCAATTAGAGCAATTTGAGTTAAAGCAACTCACTACCCTTAAAGATACCTTATTAAGTAAAAGCCAGGAAATAGCTGGCGTGAAGTTAATTGCGGAAAAAGTGGAGGTTAGCTCTTCGAATTACCTTAAAAAATTAGCCTTTGATACCCGCAATGCGGCCGGTGATAATTTATGTTTAATATTAGCTGCTAAAATTGATAATAAGCCCCAACTAGCGGTAATGCTCTCGGATAATCTGATAGCAGAACGAAATTTGAATGCCGTAAATCTGGTTAAAGAATTAGCCAAAGAAATAAAAGGTGGTGGAGGTGGTCAGCCGTTTTATGCTACCGCCGGTGGTAAAGAAACAAGTGGTTTAGCTGCTATCCCCGGCAAAGCGGCAGAGCTAGTAAAAAGTTTACTGGCAAAATAA
- a CDS encoding MerR family transcriptional regulator codes for MPFKEKDIEKQYYSIGEVAAMFQVAPSLIRFWESEFEVLKPKKSKKGNRLFTKTDIENLRLVYHLVKERGFTIQGAREVLKNRSVQTKDKVEIIKSLEKIREFLVSVKSELS; via the coding sequence ATGCCCTTTAAAGAAAAAGATATCGAAAAACAATATTATAGCATTGGAGAGGTAGCGGCCATGTTTCAAGTGGCGCCTTCGCTTATTCGTTTCTGGGAATCGGAATTTGAGGTACTAAAACCTAAAAAAAGTAAAAAAGGGAACCGGCTGTTTACCAAAACGGATATTGAAAACTTACGTTTGGTGTATCATTTAGTAAAAGAACGCGGCTTTACGATACAGGGAGCACGGGAAGTATTAAAGAACCGGTCCGTACAAACCAAAGACAAAGTAGAAATTATTAAATCTTTGGAAAAAATTCGTGAATTTTTGGTTAGTGTAAAAAGTGAGTTGAGTTAG
- the dprA gene encoding DNA-processing protein DprA, translating into MASDSLLYEVALGLLPGVGDMLTRQLISYCGSAKAVFTSHKGQLLKIPGIGQTLVQNMNPNQALQLAESILKQAEQQQVQLLFYTNPQYPARLKQIADAPCLLYYKGNADLNHAKIVSIVGTRQATDYGKRITEKIVSDLKKHNPVIVSGLAYGIDIFAHRAAVAAGLPTVGVMASGPDIIYPSVHRKTVEKMLESGGILTENTFGTKPDAPRFPARNRIIAGLGDCTIIVEAAIKGGALITADIANSYNKDVMAVPGNLDVKVSEGCNYLIKTNQAAIYTKLSDLEELLNWDEALAPAAVKHSKGLHLNAAEFEPEEWQIIELLHAHKEELMDNISWKVQIPVSRLASVLLGLEFKGVVKSLPGKKFALV; encoded by the coding sequence TTGGCATCAGATTCTTTGTTATATGAAGTGGCCCTGGGATTGCTGCCGGGTGTAGGAGATATGCTCACCCGGCAACTTATTAGCTACTGCGGTTCGGCTAAAGCGGTTTTTACTTCCCATAAAGGCCAATTATTAAAAATACCGGGCATTGGGCAAACCTTGGTGCAAAATATGAACCCAAACCAAGCCCTGCAGCTAGCCGAAAGTATTTTAAAGCAAGCCGAACAACAACAAGTACAACTTCTGTTTTATACCAATCCCCAATACCCAGCCCGTTTAAAACAGATTGCCGATGCACCTTGCCTGCTGTATTACAAAGGCAACGCTGATCTTAACCATGCGAAAATAGTAAGTATTGTAGGTACCCGACAGGCTACTGATTACGGCAAACGCATCACCGAGAAAATTGTATCCGATTTAAAAAAGCACAACCCAGTTATAGTAAGTGGTCTGGCTTACGGCATTGATATTTTCGCGCATCGAGCCGCCGTAGCAGCCGGATTGCCTACTGTTGGTGTAATGGCTAGCGGACCAGATATTATTTACCCATCGGTACACCGCAAAACCGTAGAGAAAATGCTCGAAAGTGGCGGCATACTTACCGAGAATACTTTTGGCACCAAACCCGATGCTCCCCGCTTTCCGGCCCGCAACCGGATAATTGCCGGTTTAGGAGATTGTACCATAATTGTGGAGGCCGCCATAAAAGGTGGAGCGCTTATTACCGCTGATATTGCTAATAGTTATAACAAAGATGTAATGGCTGTGCCTGGGAATCTGGATGTAAAGGTTTCGGAAGGTTGCAACTACCTAATTAAAACCAACCAGGCAGCCATTTATACCAAGTTGTCAGACTTAGAAGAATTGTTAAACTGGGACGAAGCTTTAGCCCCGGCGGCGGTTAAACATAGTAAAGGTTTGCACCTAAATGCCGCCGAGTTTGAACCCGAAGAATGGCAGATAATTGAGCTGCTGCATGCCCATAAAGAAGAACTTATGGATAATATATCCTGGAAAGTTCAGATTCCGGTAAGCCGATTGGCTTCGGTGCTTTTGGGCCTGGAGTTTAAAGGAGTGGTTAAGTCCTTACCGGGTAAAAAGTTTGCTTTGGTATAG
- a CDS encoding aminotransferase class IV, which translates to MYLLHNFKLISEENFSLSYTNRAFQYNDGLFETIILDNGRIRFLADHLERTRKALQVLQIQVPAELQNQALLESYIQELAKQNQLQQRARIKLHVWRTPDGLFTPEQNTAETLITLQPQASFPSVIASADFATTVQNAYSPLSFFKGPYAVNYVLASLEKKQKQLDELILLNNQGFISETLVANIFWVKEAVLYTPSLPSGCIAGIIRKNILRLAAIENLKVEEGIFSKLDLMSAETVFTSNVTGLRLIQFIGQKEFSIHQPVLDQLNALLFTK; encoded by the coding sequence ATGTACCTTTTGCATAATTTTAAATTAATCTCAGAAGAGAATTTTTCGCTTTCTTACACCAACCGGGCTTTTCAGTACAACGATGGGTTATTTGAAACCATTATTCTGGATAATGGCCGAATTCGATTTTTAGCCGACCATCTGGAACGAACCCGAAAGGCACTACAAGTTTTACAAATTCAGGTACCGGCAGAACTACAAAATCAAGCCTTATTAGAGTCTTATATACAGGAACTTGCCAAACAAAATCAATTGCAGCAGCGTGCCCGGATAAAATTGCACGTTTGGCGTACGCCCGATGGTTTGTTCACCCCGGAACAAAATACCGCCGAAACCCTGATTACCTTGCAACCGCAAGCTTCTTTTCCTTCCGTCATCGCAAGTGCTGATTTTGCCACTACCGTCCAAAATGCGTATTCGCCGTTATCTTTTTTTAAAGGCCCTTACGCAGTAAATTATGTATTAGCCAGTCTGGAGAAAAAACAAAAGCAACTCGACGAACTTATTCTTTTGAATAATCAAGGATTTATTTCAGAGACTTTAGTGGCCAATATTTTTTGGGTAAAAGAAGCAGTTTTGTACACTCCATCTTTGCCATCGGGCTGTATAGCCGGCATTATCCGGAAAAATATACTCCGGCTCGCAGCAATTGAAAACTTAAAAGTAGAGGAAGGCATTTTTTCAAAGTTAGATTTAATGAGTGCGGAGACTGTTTTTACCTCTAATGTAACGGGTTTGCGACTCATACAATTCATCGGGCAGAAAGAATTTTCTATTCATCAACCTGTCCTGGATCAACTCAATGCTTTACTTTTTACTAAATAA
- a CDS encoding class I SAM-dependent rRNA methyltransferase translates to MSTERIRIILHAGKEQSLKRFHPWVFSGAIKKVMGEPQDGDTVDVYSSRNEFLGAGHYQKGSITVRIFSFEPTAADAAFWRSKLQQAYNYRQVLGFIDNPKTNVYRLVFAEGDGLPGLIIDVYGETAVLQAHSVGMYRAKEQIAQALQEVYGHQLKAVYDKSAETLHLQETDTPLNSYLIGSGNEAQIVQENNNPFYVDWITGQKTGFFIDQRENRQLLANYAPGKSVLNTFCYTGGFSVYALNAGATLVHSVDSSKKAIELTDKNCALNQAGDRHASFAVDTFSFFKNQPQPYDIIILDPPAFAKHHNVRHNAVMGYKRLNAEALKQIKPGGILFTFSCSQAVDRSLFNNTIMAAAIEAGRNIKIMHHLSQPADHPVSIFHPEGEYLKGLVLFVE, encoded by the coding sequence ATGTCAACGGAACGGATTCGCATTATTTTACACGCTGGTAAAGAACAATCGCTTAAACGGTTTCACCCTTGGGTATTTTCAGGAGCAATTAAAAAAGTTATGGGAGAGCCGCAGGATGGCGATACTGTGGACGTGTATTCGAGCCGGAACGAGTTTTTGGGTGCAGGCCATTACCAGAAAGGCTCCATTACGGTACGGATTTTTTCTTTTGAACCTACCGCGGCGGATGCTGCTTTCTGGCGCTCTAAATTGCAGCAAGCCTATAACTACCGACAAGTTTTGGGATTTATTGATAATCCGAAAACTAATGTGTACCGTCTGGTTTTTGCCGAAGGAGATGGTTTGCCCGGATTAATTATTGATGTATACGGCGAAACGGCCGTGCTGCAGGCGCATAGTGTAGGAATGTACCGGGCCAAAGAACAAATTGCCCAAGCTTTACAGGAAGTTTACGGCCATCAATTAAAGGCAGTATACGATAAAAGTGCTGAAACCCTGCACTTACAGGAAACCGATACCCCCTTAAACAGTTATTTAATTGGGAGCGGCAACGAGGCTCAGATTGTGCAGGAAAATAATAACCCTTTTTACGTAGATTGGATAACCGGTCAGAAAACCGGCTTTTTTATTGACCAGCGCGAAAACCGGCAACTACTGGCTAATTATGCTCCGGGTAAATCGGTGCTGAATACTTTTTGTTATACGGGCGGCTTTTCGGTGTATGCCTTAAATGCCGGAGCTACGCTGGTACATTCGGTAGACAGTTCTAAAAAAGCCATTGAACTCACCGACAAGAATTGCGCCTTAAACCAGGCCGGTGATCGCCATGCCTCTTTTGCGGTAGATACCTTTAGCTTTTTCAAAAATCAACCGCAACCCTACGATATTATTATCCTGGACCCACCTGCTTTTGCGAAGCACCATAATGTACGGCACAACGCCGTAATGGGCTACAAACGCCTGAACGCAGAAGCTTTAAAGCAAATTAAACCGGGCGGCATATTATTTACTTTTTCCTGTTCGCAAGCCGTAGATCGTAGTTTATTTAACAACACCATTATGGCGGCCGCCATTGAAGCTGGCCGGAATATTAAAATTATGCACCACCTCTCTCAACCAGCCGATCACCCGGTTTCTATCTTTCATCCGGAAGGAGAATACCTGAAAGGGCTGGTTTTGTTTGTAGAGTAA
- a CDS encoding DUF421 domain-containing protein codes for MKPEDIHITDYLRILLGEVPWSFLIEVVIRVFFIYLVLTLAMRLMGKRMAARLSRSEMAALVALAASNGVAILAPDRGLLPVFIIALVIICFQKFIALRTRDNPHLEQITMGDVDVLIKDGVLQLECLQHTRMSQEQVFAQCRFEQISNLGKVKRAYLEANGAFTILKDEEKKAGLSILPNWDKEFRNTQQAASDTFACCNCGNIVTHKHQAQNACSVCGEKEWSDAVVS; via the coding sequence ATGAAACCCGAAGATATTCATATTACAGATTATTTGCGTATTCTCCTGGGCGAGGTTCCCTGGAGCTTTTTAATAGAAGTTGTTATCCGCGTATTTTTTATTTACCTGGTTCTAACGCTTGCCATGCGCCTAATGGGTAAACGCATGGCGGCCCGTTTAAGTCGGTCCGAAATGGCGGCTTTAGTAGCCTTAGCTGCTTCTAACGGGGTTGCTATTCTGGCTCCTGACCGGGGATTATTACCGGTGTTTATTATTGCCCTGGTTATTATTTGTTTTCAAAAATTCATTGCCCTCCGTACCCGGGATAACCCCCATCTGGAACAAATTACAATGGGCGATGTGGATGTACTAATTAAAGATGGGGTACTGCAACTGGAATGCTTGCAGCATACCCGCATGAGTCAGGAGCAGGTTTTTGCTCAGTGTCGTTTTGAACAAATAAGTAATTTAGGAAAAGTAAAACGTGCCTACCTGGAAGCCAATGGAGCTTTTACTATTTTAAAAGACGAAGAAAAAAAAGCCGGGCTTTCTATCTTACCTAATTGGGATAAAGAGTTTCGGAATACTCAGCAAGCAGCCTCGGATACTTTCGCCTGTTGCAATTGCGGCAATATTGTTACGCATAAGCATCAAGCACAAAATGCTTGTTCTGTTTGTGGCGAGAAGGAGTGGAGTGATGCTGTGGTTTCGTAA
- a CDS encoding YetF domain-containing protein encodes MKKEEIYLGDWQRLLLGNSPWEFMLEVFIRTIIIYVALLITWRLLGKRMNAQLTITELAVMITLGGIASVPMQLPDKGILLGILGLACAVIFQRGYNYLTFKSRKAEVLAYGDVGLLVKDGVLQLDQMREYNISKEQVFAGLRSQKILHLGEVKRAYLESSGLFSIFKEEDPKPGLSVLPEKDEQLHQSEPQDNTYAACLHCGNIVKQTKFNKQACPNCQEHTWTYAVAA; translated from the coding sequence ATGAAAAAAGAGGAGATTTATTTGGGGGATTGGCAACGATTATTGTTGGGTAATTCTCCGTGGGAATTTATGCTGGAGGTTTTTATCCGGACAATAATTATTTATGTGGCTCTACTTATTACCTGGCGCTTGTTAGGAAAACGCATGAACGCCCAGTTAACTATTACCGAACTTGCCGTAATGATTACTTTGGGGGGAATTGCTTCGGTTCCAATGCAATTACCAGATAAAGGTATTTTACTGGGTATTTTAGGTCTAGCCTGTGCTGTAATCTTTCAGCGAGGTTATAATTATTTAACCTTTAAATCGCGGAAAGCCGAAGTTTTAGCTTACGGTGACGTTGGCCTGTTGGTGAAAGATGGCGTTTTGCAATTAGATCAAATGAGGGAATACAATATTTCTAAAGAGCAGGTATTTGCCGGTTTGCGCTCTCAGAAGATTCTTCACTTAGGCGAAGTAAAACGCGCTTACCTGGAATCGTCGGGTTTATTTAGCATTTTTAAAGAAGAAGATCCGAAACCCGGATTATCGGTTTTACCGGAAAAAGACGAACAATTGCACCAGTCCGAACCGCAGGATAATACCTACGCCGCCTGTCTGCATTGCGGTAATATTGTTAAACAAACAAAATTTAATAAACAAGCTTGCCCTAATTGCCAGGAACATACCTGGACTTACGCAGTGGCCGCTTAA
- a CDS encoding SRPBCC family protein, which yields MSHYVLKRTHKLPITLDQAWDFFSSPDNLAEITPSYMGFEVLSNSDSTKMYPGQIITYYVKPLFGIKIFWMTEITHVADKQYFVDEQRFGPYALWHHSHFFKEIPGGVEMRDQVHYKLPFGPLGALVHALFVKKQLEGIFVYRQQVLEKRFGKFINR from the coding sequence ATGAGCCACTATGTTTTAAAGCGAACCCATAAGTTACCCATTACTTTAGACCAAGCTTGGGATTTTTTTTCTTCACCGGACAACCTGGCTGAAATTACTCCCTCTTACATGGGTTTTGAAGTTCTAAGCAATTCGGATTCAACTAAAATGTACCCGGGCCAGATTATTACTTACTATGTGAAACCTTTGTTTGGCATTAAAATTTTCTGGATGACGGAAATCACCCACGTGGCAGATAAACAATACTTTGTTGATGAGCAGCGGTTTGGGCCGTACGCTTTATGGCACCATTCCCATTTTTTTAAAGAGATACCTGGTGGTGTGGAAATGCGGGACCAGGTGCATTACAAACTACCTTTTGGCCCGTTGGGAGCCTTAGTGCATGCCTTGTTCGTAAAAAAACAGTTAGAAGGGATTTTCGTCTATCGCCAGCAGGTACTAGAAAAACGCTTCGGAAAATTTATTAACAGGTAA
- a CDS encoding GNAT family N-acetyltransferase, with product MLPGIQGLTIQENFDSAFMAQLGQITLDEANQRFLDGNKAFVAYLHHKPAAFGWVALNKARIGELNHGFKLPFQHGYLWNFRTLVEFRGLGIYPHLLHYILNWGKTNLDCFWIMHAPENKASEKGIRKAGFNFIGKVSVINSHEVIFTHENQVLPLADILDTFSFLKSEEDPASCWNCSSPYLKNRTPHCCCPTEETECTQNIYNYA from the coding sequence GTGCTTCCTGGAATTCAAGGCTTAACTATTCAGGAGAATTTTGATTCGGCCTTTATGGCACAACTGGGACAAATTACCCTGGATGAAGCAAACCAACGGTTTTTAGATGGAAATAAAGCCTTTGTAGCTTATTTACACCATAAGCCGGCCGCATTTGGCTGGGTAGCTTTAAACAAAGCTCGTATTGGAGAATTAAACCATGGATTTAAACTTCCTTTTCAGCACGGTTACCTCTGGAACTTTAGAACTTTAGTTGAATTCCGGGGCTTAGGTATTTACCCGCATTTGCTGCATTATATTTTAAATTGGGGTAAAACCAACCTGGATTGCTTCTGGATTATGCATGCCCCGGAAAATAAAGCTTCGGAGAAAGGAATCCGAAAAGCAGGTTTTAATTTCATTGGCAAAGTTTCCGTAATAAACAGCCACGAAGTAATTTTTACCCATGAAAACCAAGTGCTTCCTCTGGCAGATATCCTGGATACCTTTAGTTTCTTAAAATCGGAAGAGGATCCTGCCTCCTGTTGGAATTGCAGTAGTCCTTATTTAAAAAATCGCACGCCCCATTGCTGCTGCCCAACCGAAGAAACAGAGTGCACTCAAAATATTTATAATTACGCTTAA
- a CDS encoding multicopper oxidase family protein, translated as MKANQNYYHLTASEFEWQVSTEKTIKAWGFNQQLPGPTLKARKGEELIVKVTNNLEQPTFIHWHGIRLPASMDGTGEVQKPILPGEDFEYRFIVPDAGTFWYHSHANETEQMERGMYGALIVEEETDIIQADADKVFMIDDMKLTAENEFTKPGWFIPRIIERHDGRQGDTLLINGKENPIIDMAAGQQERWRFINAASARYFVLHLNGKAFKVISTDGGLLEQSRKVTQLLITPGERYDIIAGPFAEGETIPLESLPYNRVTFLKPKQQQFATIRVGEQKPTIAVIPENLRKIELLAPRDASITRKVKLSVGPSLKNGMDFLVNNDVHVNDKPVNVGELQIWEVNNASLMDHPFHLHGFFFQVLEENGKALEYLAWKDTYNLPPRTKIKIAWVPDNRPGRWMYHCHILEHHAAGMMANFDVVDPANPDLNPVSSEHSCHVH; from the coding sequence ATGAAAGCTAATCAGAATTATTACCACTTAACTGCCAGCGAATTTGAGTGGCAAGTTTCAACCGAAAAAACAATTAAAGCCTGGGGGTTTAATCAACAACTACCGGGGCCAACCTTAAAAGCCCGAAAAGGAGAGGAGCTAATTGTTAAGGTTACCAATAATCTAGAGCAGCCTACTTTTATTCATTGGCACGGCATCCGTTTGCCCGCTTCTATGGATGGTACCGGCGAAGTGCAGAAACCTATCTTACCCGGCGAAGATTTTGAATACCGGTTTATAGTACCCGATGCCGGCACGTTCTGGTATCATTCGCATGCCAACGAAACCGAACAAATGGAGCGGGGCATGTACGGGGCTTTAATAGTAGAAGAGGAAACCGACATTATACAGGCGGATGCCGATAAGGTTTTTATGATTGATGACATGAAACTTACGGCAGAAAATGAATTTACTAAACCCGGTTGGTTTATTCCCCGCATTATCGAAAGACATGATGGCCGCCAAGGCGACACCCTCCTGATTAATGGTAAGGAAAACCCTATTATAGATATGGCGGCTGGGCAGCAGGAAAGATGGAGATTTATTAATGCAGCCAGCGCGCGTTATTTTGTTTTGCACCTTAACGGAAAAGCATTTAAAGTTATTAGCACCGATGGCGGCTTATTGGAACAATCCCGCAAAGTAACCCAATTGCTAATAACCCCCGGTGAACGGTACGATATAATTGCCGGACCATTTGCCGAAGGCGAAACTATTCCGCTGGAATCTTTGCCTTACAACCGGGTAACTTTCTTAAAACCCAAACAACAACAATTTGCCACTATTCGGGTAGGAGAACAGAAGCCTACCATAGCTGTAATCCCGGAAAATTTAAGAAAAATTGAATTACTCGCACCTCGAGATGCCTCTATCACCAGAAAAGTAAAACTTTCGGTTGGGCCCAGTTTAAAAAATGGAATGGATTTTCTGGTAAATAACGATGTGCACGTAAACGATAAACCGGTTAATGTTGGAGAATTGCAAATCTGGGAAGTAAATAACGCGAGTCTCATGGACCATCCTTTTCACTTACACGGGTTCTTTTTTCAGGTACTGGAAGAAAACGGAAAAGCACTCGAATATTTGGCCTGGAAAGATACCTACAATTTACCCCCCCGAACAAAAATTAAAATTGCCTGGGTACCCGATAACCGGCCGGGCCGCTGGATGTATCATTGTCATATTCTGGAACACCATGCCGCCGGTATGATGGCTAACTTCGACGTGGTAGATCCGGCAAACCCCGATCTAAACCCAGTTTCTTCGGAACATTCCTGTCATGTTCATTAA